The Streptomyces fungicidicus nucleotide sequence GACCGGGACCGCCCATGGGGCCGCCCATCGGACCGCCCATCGGGCCGCCGGGGCCCATCTGCCCCTGCATCGGGCCGCCCTGGCCCATCGGGCCGGGACCCTGACCCATCGGCCCGGGACCCTGGCCCATGGGGCCGGGACCCTGCGGGCCGCCCTGTCCGCCGGGGCCGGCGGGCAGCTGGGGAGCACCGCTCGGCAGCTGGGGCGGGCCACCCATGGGGCCACCCATCTGCTGCTGCGGCGGGCCCGATATGCCGGCGGGCACCGGAGCGCCGGGACCTCGCATGCCCTGCTGGGGCATCCCCTGCTGGGGCATGCCCTGGGGCGGGCCCTGCTGTTGCTGCTGGTCCTGTGGCTCAGGAGGCTTGCGCATGTTCTGCTGGTTCTGGGCGGCGGCGCGCGTGGCCGCGGCCAGCTTGGCGCGCAGGTCCTCGTTCTCGCGCAGCAGGCGCGTCAGTTCGGCTTCGACCTCGTCGAGGAAGGCATCGACCTCGTCCTCGTCATAGCCTTCTCGGAGGCGGACGGTCGTGAACTGCTTGTTCCGCACGTCCTCGGGGGTCAACGGCATCTCTTCACCTCAACGTAGTCATCGGCAGTCGGCAAGACCGTATCGTCCACAGTCACCTCGCGAGATTGCCCACGATCGAGATCAGGATGTAGACGATGATCATCAGGACGAAGAAGGACAGGTCGAGCGCCACGCCCCCGAGACGCAGCGGCGGGATGAACCGCCGCAGAAGCTTCAGCGGTGGATCGGTGACAGTGTAGGTGGCCTCCAGGACGACCACCATCGCCTTGCCGGGTTGCCACGAGCGGGCGAACTGGAACACGTAATCCATGACCAAACGGAAGATCAGCACGATGAGGAACACCATCAGCGCGATGTAGATCACCTGCGCGAACACGCTCATGGTCTGTTTTTCCCTCTCCCCTGTACCGCTCTTGATCCGGTCCTGCGTCTCAGCTCTGGTTGAAGAACCCGCCCTCTGCGATGCGGGCCTTGTCCTCCGCCGTGACATCGACGTTAGCAGGAGACAGCAGGAACACCTTCTGCGTCACCCGCTCGATGCTGCCGTGGAGACCGAACACCAGACCGGCCGCAAAGTCGACAAGTCGCTTCGCGTCCGTGTCGTCCATCTCGGTCAGATTCATGATCACCGGAGTGCCCTCACGGAAGTGTTCCCCGATGGTACGGGCCTCGTTGTAGGTCCGGGGGTGAAGCGTGGTGATCCGGTAAGGCTCTCGTTCCGACACGACCTTGGGCATGATCACCGGTGCGTTCTTCTCCAGGCTGGCGCGTTCTTGTGTGATGGATGCCACGGGCGCGATGCGCGCCGGGCGCGGCGATTCCGCGGGGAGCGAAGCGGCTCGGGCGACCGGCTCGCGCGGCGCGGGAGGATGTGCGACTCGTACCTCTTCGTCCCTTTGGGACTGATGTGATCCATGTGACTGGTGCGGCGGCTCGTGCCGCCGGTGGTCCCGCTCGGGCTCCGGGTCGAGTTCGGGTTCGAAGTCGTCGTCTGGGTCGAATCCGCGGCCGTCGTACCCGTCGTCCTCCACGAGGCCGAGGTAGACCGCCATCTTGCGCATCGCGCCGGCCATGCTCCTAGTCCTCCGCTCTGTGGTGGATCCGCTGACGACCGCCAAGTGCCCGCGATCCACTAGGTCTTTATGTCCGCTGTTCGGCGGAACTGACCATATTTTCTGCTGTGGTCCGACTTCCTGGCGACGTTACCCGAGCCTGGGGCGGACTCCGAGTACCGCACTGCCGACGCGCACATGTGTCGCTCCGGCGGCCACGGCCTGTTCGAGGTCCGCACTCATGCCTGCCGAGACCATGTTCGCAGTCGGATGGGTCCGGCGCAGGTCGGTCGACAAATCCATCAACCGCCCGAACGCCGCCTGTTCGCGCCCCGCGTACTCGCCGGTCAGCGGGGCTACGGTCATCAGCCCGCCGAGCCGCAGCCCCTCGGAGCGCGCGATCAGCCCGGCCAACTCCGCGACGCCGCCGGGCGCCACGCCTCCGCGCTCGCCCCTGCCGCCCTCGCCGGCGTCGAGCGCCACCTGGATCAGACAGCCGATCTCGCGGCCGGCCCGCACGGCCTCCTTGGAGAGGGCCGTCACCAGCCGGGAACGGTCGACGGACTGCACGAAGTCGGCGTAACCGACCACCGAACGGACCTTGTTGGTCTGAAGTTGACCGACGAAGTGCCAGGTGAGCGGCAGATCCGCGCAGGCGGCGGCCTTGGGGGCGGCGTCCTGGTCGCGGTTCTCGGCGACATGGCGCACCCCGAGTTCCGCCAGGGCGCGCACGTCGTCCGCGGGGTAGGTCTTGGTGACCACGACGAGGGTGACCTCCTCGCGCGCGCGTCCTGCGGCGGCGCACGCGGCGGCGATCCGCTCCTCCACTCTCGCCAGGTTCGCGGCGAGTTCGTCCTTACGGTCCGTCATGCCCCATCAGTCCAGCCACACATAGCCCGCGAGCCGCCCGGTGGTGCGGTCGCGGCGGTACGAGAAGTGATCCGCCGACTCCAGCGTGCACACCGGCGACTGCTGCCGGTCGCGCACCCCGAGCCGTTCCAGCTGCGCCCGCACGCCCGCGCCCACGTCGACCGACGGGGTGCCCCAGCCGGTCTCGGCGTGCGCCGCCGGCTCGACGGCGGCCACCTCGGCGCGCATCGTCTCCGGCACCTCGTAGCAACGGCCGCAGACGGCGGGCCCGGTACGGGCGACGATCCTGGCCGGGTCGGCGCCGAGCCCGGTCATGGCCCGTACGGCGGCCGGGACCACCCCGGCCACCAGCCCGGGCCGGCCCGCGTGGGCCGCGGCGACGACCCCGGCGACGGGGTCGGCGAGCAGCACCGGCACGCAGTCGGCGGTGAGCACGGCGAGGGCGAGCCCGCGCCGCGCGGTGACGATCGCGTCCACCTCGGGGACCGGGTTCCCGCCCCAGGGTTCGTCGACGACGACCGCGTCGGCCCCGTGCACCTGGTTCATCCAGACCACCCGGGCCGGGTCCACGCCGAGTGACGTGGCGGCGAGTTCGCGGTTGGCGCGTACGGCGCCTGGCTCGTCGCCGACGGCTCCGCCGAGGTTGAGCTCCGCATAAGGAGCGGCGCTCACCCCGCCCCACCGGTCGGTGAAGGCGAAGTGCGCGCCGCTCACGCTCTCGCGCTGTCCTATCACTTCAGGAAGTCCGGTACGTCCAGTTCCTCGGCCGCGCTGTCGTAGGTCCGCGACGGCGGGACCGGGGGCTGGGGGGCCGGGATTTCGCGCACCGGCTCCGGCGCCACCGGCTCCGGGTCCTCCTTCGGCGTGACGCTGCCGAGCGAGCCGAAGGACGGACGGCTCTCCGGCTGGCGGGCCGGGGCGGGCTCCTCGCGCTTGGCCGAGGAGGAGCCGAGGACGTTGTCCCGCTTGGAGGGCGGCTGGCCGCCGTCGAAGCCGGCGGCGATCACGGTGACCCGCACCTCGTCGCCGAGGGCGTCGTCGATCACCGCGCCGAAGATGATGTTGGCCTCGGGGTGGGCGGCCTCGCTGACCAGCTGTGCGGCCTCGTTGATCTCGAACAGACCGAGGTCGGAACCGCCGGAGATGGAGAGCAGCACGCCGCGGGCGCCGTCGATGGAGGCTTCGAGCAGCGGCGAGGAGATGGCCATCTCGGCCGCCGCCACCGCGCGGTCGTCGCCGCGGGCGGAACCGATGCCCATGAGGGCCGAACCGGCCTCGGACATGACCGACTTGACGTCGGCGAAGTCCAGGTTGATCAGGCCGGGCGTGGTGATCAGGTCGGTGATGCCCTGCACACCGGAGAGCAGCACCTGGTCCGCCGACTTGAAGGCGTCGAGAACCGAGACCTGGCGGTCCGAGATGGACAGCAGCCGGTCGTTCGGGATCACGATGAGGGTGTCGACCTCTTCGCGGAGCTCGGCGATGCCGTCCTCGGCCTGGTTGGCGCGGCGCCGGCCCTCGAAGGTGAACGGGCGGGTGACCACACCGATGGTGAGGGCGCCGAGCGAGCGGGCGATGTTGGCCACCACGGGCGCGCCGCCGGTGCCGGTGCCGCCGCCCTCGCCGGCCGTGACGAAGACCATGTCGGCCCCCTTGAGGACCTCCTCGATCTCCTCGCGGTGGTCCTCGGCGGCCTTGCGGCCGACGGCCGGGTTGGCTCCGGCGCCGAGTCCGCGGGTGAGTTCCCGGCCGACGTCGAGCTTGACGTCGGCGTCGCTCATCAACAGGGCTTGCGCGTCGGTGTTGATGGCGATGAACTCGACGCCCTTGAGACCGACCTCGATCATCCGGTTGATGGCATTGACACCACCGCCGCCGACACCGATGACTTTGATGACTGCGAGGTAGTTCTGCGGTGCTGCCACGTCGAAGGCCTCTCGCCTCGAGTTACGTGTCGCCCGACCGCTGAAGCACTGATGCCTTCGCGATCCGACGACTGATGCCGAATGGGACGGTCCGTAGCGCCGACCCGAACCCTAACGTTGAAGTTTAGGGTTACCAGTGTGTCTGTTCCCTGGAGTCTTCTGAACAGGACACTAAGTCGACAAGTGGCGCCCGTTCAACGAACACGCCGAACCTCCCGTTTTTCTTTTCACCCTATGTGATCAGCCATAGCGGTGCCCAACCAGGGTGCTGGCCTGCGCTGATGTGCGTCAACTCCCTGATGACGCCGGGGCCGTGGGAACGCTGACGTCGAAGTGTCGCGCGCCGGGCTCCGCTTTCATCAGCGCGGTGAGAGTACGGCTCTTCCGGGCGCCCTTCTCACTGCTTCCCCAGGCGACCGTGCGGCCGTCGGCCAACTCCAGCGAGATGTCGTCATAGGAACGGACCTTGACGCTGCGGGTGGCCCGCGCCACGGTGGCCGGAATCGCGCCGGCCACCCGCACCGCCTCACGCGTCAGCCGGTCCTCGTCGAAGCGGCGCAGACTCGCCGCCGCGGAGCCGGTGCGGGAGACGGTCAATTCAAGAGCGGGCACGCCTTTCGGCGCCTTGGAGACCGTGGCGAACCGGACACCGTCGTCGTCCACTTCGACGAACTTCCCGCCTTTGCGGACGAGGAGAACCGGGGTCCGTTCCGTCACCTTCAAGGTGATCTCGTGCGGCCAGTCGCGCACCACGTCGACCGTGTCGATGCGGGGCAGGGCGGCGGAAAGCCGCGCCTCGATCGCATCGGTGTCGACCGAAACCAGCTGTTCTCCCAGGGGGACCTCGGCGGCCCGGCGCACCTGTTCGGCGGTCAGCACGCCGGTTCCGGACACCGACACGCGCTCCACCCGCACCAGGTCCGACCCGTAGAGCAGCCAGAAGGCGCCGCTGCCGAGGAACACCAGGGCGACGGCCAGAACGATGATCAGACGAAGTTGTCGTCGTTTGAACCGCCGGGCGGGCGGCGGGCCGGACGACTCCCGCTTGCGTTCACCACGCTCGGCGGTGGTCGATCCGGCCATGCTGCCTGCCCTCCGTCATGCGCCTCTAGCGGTGCGTACGGGCGGCGATCGCCTCGTACACCATGCCGACGAGCAGGTCGTCGGCGTCCCGGCGGCCGAACTCGGCGGCGGCGCGGGACATCTCGTACAGCCGGTGCGGATCGGCGAGCACGGGCAGCACGTTCTGCTGCACCCACTCGGGCGTCAGCTCCGCGTCGTCGACCAGCAGTCCGCCGCCGGCCTTGACCACCGGCTGGGCGTTGAGCCGCTGTTCGCCGTTGCCGATGGGCAGCGGGACGTAGGCGGCCGGGAGCCCGACGGCGGAGAGTTCGGCGACGGTCATCGCGCCCGCGCGGCAGAGCATCATGTCGGCCGCGGCGTACGCGAGGTCCATCCGGTCCAGGTAACTTACCGGGATGTACGGGGGCATCCCCGGCATCTGGTGCACCTGCGGCAGTTCGTTCTTCGGGCCGACCGCGTGCAGGATCTGGATCCCGGCCTGCTGCAGCCACGGAGCGACCTGCTGGACGACCTCGTTGAGCCGCCGGGCGCCCTGCGAGCCGCCGGAGACCAGCAGCGTGGGCAGGTTGGGGTCGAGGCCGAACGCGGCGCGGGCCTCGGGGCGTACGGCGGCCCGGTCGAGGGTGGAGACGGAGCGGCGCAGCGGGATGCCGATGTAGCGGGAGTTGCGCAGCTTGCTGTCGGGCGTGGAGACGGCGACCTGCGCGGCGTACCGGGAGCCGATCTTGTTGGCCAGTCCGGGCCGGGCGTTGGCCTCGTGGATCACGATCGGCACACCGAGCCGCTTGGCCGCGAGATAGCCGGGCAGGGCCACATAGCCGCCGAAGCCGACCACGGCGTCCGCCTTGGTGCGCTCCAGGATCTGCTCGGCCGCCTTGATGGTGCCGCGCAGCCGGCCCGGGACGGTGATCAGCTCGGGGGTGGGCTTGCGTGGCAGCGGCACGGCGGGGATCAGCGCCAGTTCGTACCCGCGCTCGGGTACGAGACGGGTCTCCAGGCCTCGCTCCGTCCCCAGGGCCGTGATGCCCACGGTCGGATCCTGCCTGCGCAGGGCGTCCGCGAGGGCGAGCGCGGGCTCGATGTGGCCCGCGGTTCCTCCGCCGGCGAGTACGACATGCACCGAAATTCACCGCTCTCCGGACGAACGCGCCACCGGGGCGCGCCGTCGCATCGTGTTCCATCTCCGGGGCCGCTGTGAACCCCCGTTCCGCTTTTTACCAAAGCGGGGTTGCCGCATGGCAAGCGCCATCCGTGCAGCGGGGTCCTCACGCGCGAAGGCGATCAGCAGCCCGATGGCGAACATGGTCGGCAGCAGGGCGGATCCCCCGTAGGAGAACAGCGGGAGCGGGACTCCGGCGATCGGCAGCAAGCCGAGCACCGCACCGATGTTGATCACGGCCTGGGCCGTGATCCAGGTGGTCACGCCTCCCGCGGCATACCTGACGAAGGGGTCCTCCGTGCGTCCGGCCACGCGGATACCCGCATAGCCTAGAGCCGCGAACAGGGCGAGCACCGACAGCGTCCCCGCCAGACCCAGTTCCTCACCGGTGACGGCGAAGATGAAGTCCGTGTGCGCTTCCGGGAGTTGGCCCCATTTCTCCACACTCGCCCCGAGTCCGGATCCGAAGATGCCGCCGGAGGCGAGGGCGTAGATCCCGTGCACGGCCTGCCAGCAGTCGACCGGCCCCGACTGGGGTTCGGTGGCGCCGAGGCAGGCGAGCCGGGCCATGCGGTTGGGGCTGGTGCGGATCAGGAACACGCCGATCAGCGCGGCGACCGAGAGCACCCCCACGAACAGCCGCGTGGGCGCCCCCGCGAGCCACAGCAGGCCGAACAGGATCGCCGTGAGGATGATCGCCGTACCCATGTCGCCGCCGAGCATGATCAGGCCGAGCAGCATCAGGGCGGCCGGGACCAGCGGCACCAGCATGTGCTTCCACTGGGAGAGCAGCCGTCTGTCCTGTTTGCGGGCGAGCAGATCGGCGCCCCACAGCACCAGCGCCAGCTTGCCGAACTCGCTGGGCTGGATCTGGAAGGAGCCGCCGAGGGCGATCCAGTTCTGGTTTCCGTTGACCGCCACCCCTATCCCCGGCACCTGCACCAGGGCCATCAGGAAGACGGCGCCCGCGAGGATCGGGTAGGCCAGCGCGCGGTGCAGCCTCACCGGCATCCGGGAGGCCGCCAGCAGCAGTACGCCGCCGATCGCGGCGGCCAGCAACTGTTTGCGGAAGAAGTACGAGCCCGGCAGCGACATCTGCAGCGCCGTGATCTGGGAGGCCGAGTAGACCATCACCAGACCGAGCACGGTGATCAGCAGACTGCCGCCGAGGATCAGGTAGTACGCGGTCAGCGGCCGGTCCCAAGCCTTGCGCGCCCGGATGTACAGGGTGCGCACGGGGTTGTCGCGGGGCCCGGGCACGGCGGGACCGCGCACGGCCCGCCGCACGGGCGGGCGGCCGGTACGGCTACTGGGCATCCGGGCCTCCGCTGTACGCCGTCGACGGTCCCACGCGTCCCTCCCAAGGTCGCCCGGCACCAGGCGGTCCGGGGTCAGGCGCCGAGCTCGCGCACCGCCTGGGCGAACGCGTCACCGCGCTTGTTGTAGTTGGCGAACATGTCCATCGAGGCGCAGGCCGGGGCCAGCAGCACCGTGTCGCCGGGCCGTGCCAGCCGCTGGGCCTCCTGGACTGCCTGGAGCATCGCCCCAGTGTCGGTCCGGTCGAGGTCGACGACGGGTACCTCCGGGGCGTGTCGCGCGAGGGCTTCGCGGATCAGGGCCCGGTCCCGGCCGATCAGCACGGCGCCGCGCAGCCGCTTCGCCGCGCCGCCGACCAGCTCGTCGAAGGTGGCGCCCTTGGCGAGCCCGCCGGCGATCCACACGATCGAGTCGTAGGCGGCCAACGAGGCTTCCGCGGCGTGGGTGTTGGTGGCCTTGGAGTCGTCGATCCACGTGACGCCGTCCACGTCGGCGACGTGCGCGATGCGATGGGCGTCCGGGGTGAAGGCCCGCAGGCCGTCCCGTACGGCGCTCGCCGGCACCCCGTAGGCCCGCGCGAGGGCCGCCGCGGCAAGGGCGTTGGCGATGTTGTGCGGGGCGGGCGGGTTCACGTCCGAGACCTCGGCGAGCTCCTGGGCGTTGCGCTGCCGGTTCTCGACGAAGGCGCGGTCGACCAGGATGCCCTCCACGACGCCGAGTTGGGAGGGGCCCGGGGCGCCGAGGGTGAAGCCCACGGCGCGGCAGCCCTCCTCCACGTCGGCTTCGCGGACCAGGTCCTCGGTGGAGGGCTTGCCGGTGGCGTCCGCGTTGTAGACGCAGGCGACGCGGTTGCCCTCGTAGACGCGGCCCTTGTCCCTGGCGTACGCCTCCATGGAGCCGTGCCAGTCGAGGTGGTCGGGGGCGAGGTTCAGCACGGCCGCCGAGTGGGCGCGCAGGGACGGCGCCCAGTGGAGCTGGTAGCTGGACAGCTCCACGGCGAGCACGTCGTACGGCTCCTCGCCGAGCACCGCGTCGAGGAGGGAGACGCCGATGTTGCCGACGGCGGCGGTGCGCAGTCCGGCCGCCTCCAGGATGGAGGCGAGCATCTGGACGGTCGTGGTCTTGCCGTTGGTGCCGGTGACCGCGAGCCACGGGGCCGCGTCGGGGCCGCGCAGCCGCCAGGCGAGTTCGACGTCGCCCCACACCGGCACCCCGGCCCGGTCCGCCGCGGCGAACAGCGGCTTGTCAGGCCTCCAGCCGGGGGCCGTGACGATCAGCTCGGTGCCGTCGGGCAGGGTTTCGCCGTCACCGAGGCGGACGGTGACGCCGAGCGCCTCCAGTTCGGCGGCCTGCTCGCGCGCCCGCGCGTCGTCGCCGTCGTTGACGACGGTGACCTCCGCGCCGAGCCCGTGCAGCGCCCTGGCCGCCGGTACGCCGGAGACGCCGAGTCCGGCGACGGTGACGTGCTTGCCCTGCCAGTCGGTCACTTGTCCGCTGCCCATCCCGCGTAGAAGAGACCCAGTCCGACGATCACACAGATGCCCTGGATGATCCAGAAGCGGACCACCACAAGGACTTCGGACCAGCCTTTGAGTTCGAAGTGATGCTGGAGCGGCGCCATCCGGAAGACCCGCTTCCCGGTGAGCCGGAAGGAGCCGACCTGGATGACCACCGACATGGTGATGAGGACGAACAGACCGCCCAGGATGGCGAGCAGCAGCTCGGTGCGGGAGCAGATCGCGAGGCCCGCGAGCACGCCGCCGAGCGCCAGCGAACCGGTGTCGCCCATGAAGATCTTGGCCGGGGAGGTGTTCCACCACAGGAAGCCGAGGCAGGAACCCATCAGCGCGGAGGCGACGACCGCGAGGTCCAGCGGGTCGCGCACCTCGTAACAGGCGCCCGGGTTGGTCAGGGTGTCGCCGTTGGCGCAGGACTCCTGGAACTGCCAGACGCCGATGAAGGTGTAGGCGCCGAAGACGAGCACGGAGGCGCCGGTGGCGAGGCCGTCCAGACCGTCGGTCAGGTTCACGCCGTTCGACATGGCGAGGATCATGAACAGCGCCCAGACGACGAACAGCACCGGGCCGATGGTCCAGCCGAAGTCCGTGATGAACGACAGCTTCGTGGAGGCCGGGGTCTGCCCGCGGGAGTCCGCGAACTGGAGCGACAGCACCGCGAAGCCGATGCCGACGATCAGCTGGCCGGCCATCTTCGCCTTGGCCCGCAGACCCAGCGAACGCCGCTTGACGATCTTGATGTAGTCGTCCAGGAAGCCGACCATGCCCATGCCGACCATGAGGCCGAGCACCAACAGCCCGGAGAAGGTCGGGGGTTTACCGGTGATGACCTTGGACAGGAAGTAGGCGGCGAGCGTCGCCAGGATGAAGGCGATGCCACCCATCGTCGGCGTACCGCGCTTGCTGGCGTGCTCGCGCGGGCCGTCGTCGCGGATGTACTGCCCGTACCCCTTGCGGGCGAGCAGTTTGATCAGCAGCGGAGTGCCGATCAGGGTGAGGAAGAGACCAATGACTCCTGCGAACAGGATCTGATTCATCATCGGGCGGCGACCTCACCCTCGGCACCGGTCTCGAGCAGCGCCTGCGCCACGCTCTCGAGCCCGACCGAACGGGATGCCTTCACGAGTACGACATCCCCCGGGCGCAATTCGCTGCGCAACAGGTCGACCGCCGCCTGTGCGTCGGACACGTGCACCGACTCCTCACCCCACGAACCCTCGTTATATGCGCCCAGTTGCAGCCAGGCGGCTTCCCTGCCCCCGACCGCGACGAGCTTGCTGACGTTGAGCCGGACGGCGAGCCGTCCGACCGCGTCGTGCTCGGCGAGCGCCTCGTCCCCGAGCTCGGCCATCTTGCCGAGCACCGCCCACGTACGACGCCCCTTGCCCATGGCCACCAGCGCGCGCAGCGCTGCCTTCATGGATTCGGGGTTCGCGTTGTAGGCGTCGTTGACGACCGTCACGCCGTCCGGCCGCTCGGTGACCTCCATGCGCCAGCGGGAGAGGGAGCCCGCCTCGGAGAGCGCGCGGGCGATCTCGTCTGCGGACATGCCCAACTCGTGGGCGACGGCGGCCGCGGCGAGCGCGTTCGACACGTGATGCTCACCGTACAGGCGCATGGTCACATCGGATGCACCGGAGGGTGTGTGAAGCCTGAAGGAAGGCTGTCCGCTGTCCGTGAGTCGCACGTTCTCGGCCCGAACGTCCGCTTCGCCGGACTCTCCGAAAAGGATCACCTTCGCCTTCGTACGGGACGCCATGGCCCTTACGAGGGGGTCGTCCGCGTTGAGGACCGCGGCGCCGCCCTCCTCGGCCGGCGGCAGCGACTCCACCAACTCGCCCTTGGCCTGGGCGATCTGCTCCCGGCCGCCGAACTCGCCGATGTGGGCGGAGCCGACGTTCAGGACCAGGCCGACCTTCGGCGGGGTCAGACCGGTGAGGTAGCGGATGTGGCCGATTCCGCGCGCTCCCATCTCCAGCACGAGGAACTTCGTCTCCTCGGTGGCGGTGAGCGCGGTGAGCGGCAGCCCGATCTCGTTGTTGAGCGAGCCGGGGGTGAAGACGGTCGGCGCGGCCCGCTGCAGGACCTGCGCGATGAGGTCCTTGGTGCTGGTCTTGCCGGCCGAGCCGGTGAGCGCGACGAGCGTGGTCCCGAGCCTGCCGACGACGTACCGGGCGAGGGCCCCGAGGGCCGCCTGGACGTCCTCCACGACGATCGCGGGCACCCCCACGGGCCGCGAGGCGAGCACGGCGACCGCGCCCGCCCCGACGACCCGGGCCGCGAAGTCGTGGCCGTCCACGCGCTCGCCGACGAAGGCGACGAACAGGCTGCCCGGACCCGCCTCCCGCGAGTCCCTGACGACCGGTCCGGTGACCTGGACGGACGGGTCCGGTATGTCGTGCGTCTGCCCGCCGACGACTTCTGCGATCTCGGCGAGGGAGAGGGCGATCACAAGTTCATCCCTGGGTCTTCTTGATGGCTTCCCGAAGCACCTGGCGGTCGTCGAAGGGACGCACCACCCCGGCGATGTCCTGGCCCTGCTCGTGGCCCTTGCCGGCGACCAGCACGGTGTCGCCGGGCTGCGCCCGGGCGACGGCGGCGGCGATCGCGGCGGCCCGGTCCTCGAAGACCTGCACCTCGCCGCGCTCGTGGGCGGGCACGGTGGCGGCGCCGTGGAGCATGGTGGCGAGGATCGACAGGGGGTCCTCGGAGCGGGGGTTGTCGGAGGTCAGTACGGCGGTGTCGGCGAGCCGCGCGGCGGCGGCGCCCATGGGCGCCCGCTTGGTCTTGTCCCGGTCGCCGCCGCAGCCGAGCACCACGTGCACCCGGCCCTCGGTGACCTTGCGCAGGGCGCGCAGCACGGACTCCACGGCGTCGGTCTTGTGGGCGTAGTCCACCACCGCCAGGTACGGCTGCCCGGCGTCCACCCGCTCCAGCCTGCCCGGCACGCCCGGCACGGCGGCGACGCCGTCGGCGGCGGCCTGCGGGTCGAGTCCGGCGACGGCCAGGGCGACGATCGCGGCCAGGGTGTTGGCCACGTTGAACGGGCCCGGCAGCGGCGACCGGGCGGCGATCCGCTCGCCCTTGGGGCCGACCACGGTGAACGTCGAGTCCATCGTGCCGACCTCGACGTCCTCGGCGCGCCAGTCGGCGTCGGGGTGGCCCTCGGCGGAGTAGGTGACGACCGGGACGCCGGCCTCCTTGGCGAGCCGGCGGCCGTACTCGTCGTCGGCGTTGACCACGCCGAGTCTGCCGCGTTCCGGCGTGAACAGCTGCGCCTTGGCCCGGAAGTAGTCCTCCATGTCGGAGTGGAACTCCATGTGTTCCGGGCTGAGGTTGGTGAAGACGCCGATGTCGAAGACGCAGCCGTCGACCCGGCCGAGGACCAGGGCGTGGCTGGAGACCTCCATGGCGACCGCGTCGGTGCCGCGCTCG carries:
- a CDS encoding YggT family protein, which produces MSVFAQVIYIALMVFLIVLIFRLVMDYVFQFARSWQPGKAMVVVLEATYTVTDPPLKLLRRFIPPLRLGGVALDLSFFVLMIIVYILISIVGNLAR
- a CDS encoding cell division protein SepF, producing MAGAMRKMAVYLGLVEDDGYDGRGFDPDDDFEPELDPEPERDHRRHEPPHQSHGSHQSQRDEEVRVAHPPAPREPVARAASLPAESPRPARIAPVASITQERASLEKNAPVIMPKVVSEREPYRITTLHPRTYNEARTIGEHFREGTPVIMNLTEMDDTDAKRLVDFAAGLVFGLHGSIERVTQKVFLLSPANVDVTAEDKARIAEGGFFNQS
- a CDS encoding YggS family pyridoxal phosphate-dependent enzyme, encoding MTDRKDELAANLARVEERIAAACAAAGRAREEVTLVVVTKTYPADDVRALAELGVRHVAENRDQDAAPKAAACADLPLTWHFVGQLQTNKVRSVVGYADFVQSVDRSRLVTALSKEAVRAGREIGCLIQVALDAGEGGRGERGGVAPGGVAELAGLIARSEGLRLGGLMTVAPLTGEYAGREQAAFGRLMDLSTDLRRTHPTANMVSAGMSADLEQAVAAGATHVRVGSAVLGVRPRLG
- the pgeF gene encoding peptidoglycan editing factor PgeF: MIGQRESVSGAHFAFTDRWGGVSAAPYAELNLGGAVGDEPGAVRANRELAATSLGVDPARVVWMNQVHGADAVVVDEPWGGNPVPEVDAIVTARRGLALAVLTADCVPVLLADPVAGVVAAAHAGRPGLVAGVVPAAVRAMTGLGADPARIVARTGPAVCGRCYEVPETMRAEVAAVEPAAHAETGWGTPSVDVGAGVRAQLERLGVRDRQQSPVCTLESADHFSYRRDRTTGRLAGYVWLD
- the ftsZ gene encoding cell division protein FtsZ, whose amino-acid sequence is MAAPQNYLAVIKVIGVGGGGVNAINRMIEVGLKGVEFIAINTDAQALLMSDADVKLDVGRELTRGLGAGANPAVGRKAAEDHREEIEEVLKGADMVFVTAGEGGGTGTGGAPVVANIARSLGALTIGVVTRPFTFEGRRRANQAEDGIAELREEVDTLIVIPNDRLLSISDRQVSVLDAFKSADQVLLSGVQGITDLITTPGLINLDFADVKSVMSEAGSALMGIGSARGDDRAVAAAEMAISSPLLEASIDGARGVLLSISGGSDLGLFEINEAAQLVSEAAHPEANIIFGAVIDDALGDEVRVTVIAAGFDGGQPPSKRDNVLGSSSAKREEPAPARQPESRPSFGSLGSVTPKEDPEPVAPEPVREIPAPQPPVPPSRTYDSAAEELDVPDFLK
- a CDS encoding cell division protein FtsQ/DivIB, whose product is MAGSTTAERGERKRESSGPPPARRFKRRQLRLIIVLAVALVFLGSGAFWLLYGSDLVRVERVSVSGTGVLTAEQVRRAAEVPLGEQLVSVDTDAIEARLSAALPRIDTVDVVRDWPHEITLKVTERTPVLLVRKGGKFVEVDDDGVRFATVSKAPKGVPALELTVSRTGSAAASLRRFDEDRLTREAVRVAGAIPATVARATRSVKVRSYDDISLELADGRTVAWGSSEKGARKSRTLTALMKAEPGARHFDVSVPTAPASSGS
- the murG gene encoding undecaprenyldiphospho-muramoylpentapeptide beta-N-acetylglucosaminyltransferase, which translates into the protein MHVVLAGGGTAGHIEPALALADALRRQDPTVGITALGTERGLETRLVPERGYELALIPAVPLPRKPTPELITVPGRLRGTIKAAEQILERTKADAVVGFGGYVALPGYLAAKRLGVPIVIHEANARPGLANKIGSRYAAQVAVSTPDSKLRNSRYIGIPLRRSVSTLDRAAVRPEARAAFGLDPNLPTLLVSGGSQGARRLNEVVQQVAPWLQQAGIQILHAVGPKNELPQVHQMPGMPPYIPVSYLDRMDLAYAAADMMLCRAGAMTVAELSAVGLPAAYVPLPIGNGEQRLNAQPVVKAGGGLLVDDAELTPEWVQQNVLPVLADPHRLYEMSRAAAEFGRRDADDLLVGMVYEAIAARTHR
- the ftsW gene encoding putative lipid II flippase FtsW, whose protein sequence is MPSSRTGRPPVRRAVRGPAVPGPRDNPVRTLYIRARKAWDRPLTAYYLILGGSLLITVLGLVMVYSASQITALQMSLPGSYFFRKQLLAAAIGGVLLLAASRMPVRLHRALAYPILAGAVFLMALVQVPGIGVAVNGNQNWIALGGSFQIQPSEFGKLALVLWGADLLARKQDRRLLSQWKHMLVPLVPAALMLLGLIMLGGDMGTAIILTAILFGLLWLAGAPTRLFVGVLSVAALIGVFLIRTSPNRMARLACLGATEPQSGPVDCWQAVHGIYALASGGIFGSGLGASVEKWGQLPEAHTDFIFAVTGEELGLAGTLSVLALFAALGYAGIRVAGRTEDPFVRYAAGGVTTWITAQAVINIGAVLGLLPIAGVPLPLFSYGGSALLPTMFAIGLLIAFAREDPAARMALAMRQPRFGKKRNGGSQRPRRWNTMRRRAPVARSSGER